Proteins encoded in a region of the Brevundimonas vesicularis genome:
- the mnmA gene encoding tRNA 2-thiouridine(34) synthase MnmA — protein sequence MAAMTLVEDFCPVPDIARTDMDAAIESARAAVGLPVGARVVAAMSGGVDSTVVAALLHKAGYDVVGVTLQLYDHGAALKKKGACCAGQDIHDARLAADMIGIPHYVLDYESRFKDAVIDQFADSYLKGQTPVPCIRCNQTVKFRDLLDVARDLGAEAMATGHYVRRAVAGNRSQMRKAIDHSRDQSYFLFATTQDQLDYLRFPLADLEKPQVRGVAAELGLKIAAKPDSQDICFVPSGDYRTLIDRLRPQGREAGEIVHMDGRVLGRHAGITDYTIGQRRGLNVAVGEPLFVTRLEPETRRVIVGPREALLTASLTLEETNWLGDEATIVEAAETNIPVLARVRSTRQPSPARLAMIDGDIRIVFDEGEEGVAPGQACALYHPVDTERVLGGGFIRDTTAVVV from the coding sequence ATGGCCGCGATGACCTTGGTCGAAGATTTCTGCCCCGTTCCCGACATCGCCCGCACCGACATGGATGCGGCGATCGAGAGCGCGCGGGCGGCGGTCGGCTTGCCGGTCGGCGCGCGCGTGGTGGCCGCCATGTCCGGCGGTGTGGATTCCACCGTCGTCGCGGCCCTGCTGCACAAGGCCGGCTATGACGTCGTCGGCGTGACGCTTCAGCTGTACGACCACGGCGCGGCGTTAAAGAAGAAGGGCGCCTGCTGCGCGGGCCAGGACATTCACGACGCCCGTCTGGCCGCCGACATGATCGGCATTCCGCACTACGTCTTGGACTATGAGAGCCGGTTCAAGGATGCGGTCATCGACCAGTTCGCCGACAGCTATCTGAAGGGCCAGACGCCGGTCCCCTGCATCCGCTGTAATCAGACCGTTAAGTTCCGCGACCTGCTGGACGTGGCGCGCGACCTGGGCGCCGAGGCGATGGCCACGGGTCACTACGTCCGCCGCGCCGTCGCCGGAAACCGCTCGCAGATGCGCAAGGCGATCGACCATTCGCGAGACCAGTCTTACTTCCTGTTCGCCACGACCCAAGACCAGCTGGACTATCTGCGCTTCCCCCTGGCCGATCTGGAAAAGCCCCAGGTGCGCGGCGTCGCCGCCGAACTGGGCCTGAAGATCGCCGCCAAGCCGGACAGCCAGGATATCTGTTTCGTACCTTCCGGCGACTATCGCACCCTGATCGACCGCCTGCGTCCGCAAGGGCGTGAGGCCGGCGAGATCGTGCATATGGACGGTCGGGTGCTGGGCCGGCACGCGGGCATCACGGACTATACGATCGGCCAACGCCGCGGCCTCAACGTCGCCGTGGGCGAACCGCTGTTCGTGACCCGGCTGGAGCCCGAAACCCGTCGCGTCATCGTCGGCCCGCGTGAAGCCCTGCTGACCGCCTCTCTGACTTTGGAAGAAACCAACTGGCTGGGCGACGAGGCCACCATCGTCGAGGCGGCCGAGACCAACATCCCCGTCCTGGCCCGCGTCCGCTCGACGCGCCAGCCCTCGCCAGCGCGCCTCGCGATGATCGACGGCGACATCCGCATCGTCTTCGACGAAGGCGAGGAAGGCGTGGCCCCCGGCCAGGCTTGCGCCCTGTATCATCCCGTGGACACCGAACGCGTCCTGGGCGGCGGCTTCATCCGCGACACGACAGCGGTCGTCGTCTAA
- a CDS encoding DUF1153 domain-containing protein has product MLQERRLNSKGEQYVVGPTGTPLTLNDLPPSNTDRWVIRRKAEVVAAVRGGLLSLDDALAKYRLTAEEFLAWQKAIDKWGMQGLRTTRIQSYRS; this is encoded by the coding sequence ATGTTGCAAGAGCGACGCCTTAATAGCAAAGGCGAACAATACGTGGTCGGACCGACTGGCACGCCCCTGACCCTCAACGACTTGCCGCCGTCCAACACGGACCGGTGGGTGATCCGGCGCAAGGCCGAGGTCGTCGCCGCCGTTCGCGGCGGCCTGCTCAGCCTCGACGACGCCCTGGCGAAATATCGCCTGACGGCCGAAGAGTTCCTGGCCTGGCAGAAGGCCATCGACAAATGGGGCATGCAGGGTCTGCGCACGACGCGGATCCAGAGCTACCGCTCCTGA
- the flgE gene encoding flagellar hook protein FlgE, whose amino-acid sequence MSLNSAMLAGVSGLAANSAALAAISQNIANVNTVGYKRTASEFQTLVNSQTASGGSYSAGGVTTNTRSYVSQEGQLQRTTSSTDLAVNGQGFFVTTTQAENVGATDTRLFTRAGAFTVDKQGYLKNSAGLYLQGWPVDSNGEISTDPSDLSRLRSINIGSVGGTAEPTTRVQINANLRSSQESSSAASAQSYKGVSDTATPAVTHDVSVRYTRTGANSHDLVIKSGSQRVDASATFDPTTGAITGLTINGANAGSATAIGTPPTQIQFTPASGPAYTLNLSDVGLGNEDVAKTKYDPSVNSMAMYNADDDNPVGVKPDFKMNIPVSDSKGGQRNLELRFLKSDEPNIWYAEIVSVPASDVIAGAPYANGQIKTGKIAFTPSGRLDVDTMKAWPAGTGLFDDPTMATLNFGKSDPNNLTIPAGQVAWADGLGIAAQAVTLDLNTSAGGLSQLNTASVVQSTVTNGTAFGNLSEIKIDEAGFVTAIFDNGVMRRIAQVAVATFPSPDSLREVSGNAYAVSLQSGTFNLKAAGTGGAGEIAAKQLESSTVDLSAEFTGLITTQRAYSASSKIITTADEMLAELINIKR is encoded by the coding sequence ATGAGCCTCAACAGTGCAATGCTGGCCGGCGTGTCCGGCCTGGCCGCCAACTCCGCCGCCCTGGCGGCGATCTCCCAGAACATCGCCAACGTGAATACCGTCGGCTACAAGCGCACGGCCAGCGAGTTCCAGACCCTGGTCAACAGCCAGACCGCATCGGGCGGCAGCTACTCGGCCGGCGGCGTCACCACCAACACCCGCTCCTATGTCAGCCAGGAAGGTCAGCTTCAGCGCACGACCTCCAGCACCGACCTCGCCGTCAACGGTCAAGGCTTCTTCGTCACCACGACCCAGGCCGAGAACGTCGGCGCAACCGACACCCGCCTGTTCACCCGCGCCGGCGCCTTCACCGTCGACAAGCAGGGCTATCTGAAGAACAGCGCCGGCCTGTATCTTCAAGGCTGGCCAGTGGACTCCAACGGCGAGATCTCGACCGATCCGTCCGATCTGTCGCGCCTGCGCTCGATCAACATCGGCTCGGTCGGCGGCACCGCCGAACCGACCACTCGCGTCCAGATCAACGCCAACCTGCGTTCGAGCCAGGAATCGTCCTCCGCGGCCAGCGCCCAGTCCTACAAGGGCGTGTCCGATACGGCGACGCCGGCCGTGACCCACGACGTGTCGGTCCGCTACACCCGCACCGGCGCCAACAGCCATGATCTGGTGATCAAGTCCGGTTCGCAGAGGGTCGACGCCTCGGCGACTTTCGACCCGACCACCGGCGCCATCACCGGGCTGACGATCAACGGCGCGAACGCCGGCTCGGCGACCGCGATCGGCACGCCGCCGACCCAGATCCAGTTCACGCCGGCCAGCGGCCCCGCCTATACGCTCAACCTTTCGGACGTCGGCCTGGGCAACGAAGACGTCGCCAAGACGAAGTACGACCCGTCGGTCAACTCCATGGCGATGTACAACGCCGACGACGACAACCCAGTCGGAGTGAAGCCCGACTTCAAGATGAACATTCCGGTTTCGGACTCCAAGGGCGGCCAGCGCAACCTGGAACTTCGCTTCCTGAAGAGCGACGAACCGAACATCTGGTATGCGGAAATCGTGTCCGTGCCGGCTAGCGACGTGATCGCGGGCGCACCCTACGCCAACGGCCAGATCAAGACCGGCAAGATCGCCTTTACCCCGTCGGGTCGCCTGGACGTCGACACGATGAAGGCCTGGCCCGCAGGCACGGGCCTGTTCGACGACCCGACCATGGCGACGCTGAACTTCGGCAAGTCCGATCCCAACAACCTGACCATTCCGGCAGGTCAGGTCGCCTGGGCTGACGGTCTGGGCATCGCCGCCCAAGCCGTCACGCTGGACCTCAACACCTCGGCCGGCGGCCTCAGCCAGTTGAACACCGCCTCGGTGGTGCAATCCACGGTCACCAACGGCACGGCGTTCGGCAATCTGAGCGAGATCAAGATCGACGAAGCCGGCTTCGTCACCGCCATCTTCGACAATGGCGTCATGCGTCGCATCGCCCAGGTCGCGGTCGCCACCTTCCCCAGCCCCGACAGCCTGCGTGAAGTGTCCGGCAACGCCTACGCCGTCAGCCTCCAGTCGGGCACCTTTAACCTGAAGGCGGCGGGAACGGGCGGCGCGGGCGAGATCGCGGCCAAGCAGCTGGAGTCCTCAACCGTCGATCTGTCGGCCGAGTTCACCGGCCTGATCACCACCCAGCGCGCCTATTCCGCCTCGTCCAAAATCATCACCACGGCCGATGAAATGCTGGCCGAGCTGATCAACATCAAACGCTGA
- a CDS encoding flagellar hook assembly protein FlgD translates to MVDAVTTSAAAGRITGGTKALASNFETFLTLLTTQMKNQDPLSPLDSNQFTAQLTQMAGVEQQLLTNDLLTSLLAAQAGGGLDNAANYIGKSVTAAWTATEFNDGKATWAYELGADADKATLQVVDSKGVVVWEGAAPDKKSGLHTFSWDGKLKEGGTAEDGGVYTLKVAATDAAGAKVDAQALIQGRVTGVEMYNGAPYLVIGDSILPLSTVISLNEIKAQAANDTDDTENPNVPTEEAAA, encoded by the coding sequence ATGGTCGACGCCGTCACAACCTCCGCCGCAGCGGGCCGCATCACCGGCGGCACCAAGGCCTTGGCCTCGAACTTCGAGACCTTCCTGACCCTGCTGACCACACAGATGAAGAACCAGGATCCGCTGTCGCCGCTAGACTCCAATCAGTTCACGGCCCAGCTGACCCAGATGGCCGGCGTGGAGCAGCAACTGCTGACCAACGACCTGCTGACCAGCCTGTTGGCCGCCCAGGCCGGCGGTGGTCTGGACAACGCCGCCAACTACATCGGCAAGAGCGTCACCGCCGCCTGGACCGCCACCGAGTTCAACGACGGCAAGGCCACCTGGGCCTACGAATTGGGCGCCGACGCGGACAAGGCCACCTTGCAGGTCGTCGACAGCAAGGGCGTCGTGGTCTGGGAGGGCGCCGCGCCCGACAAGAAGTCCGGCCTGCACACCTTCTCCTGGGACGGCAAGCTGAAGGAAGGCGGCACGGCTGAAGACGGCGGCGTCTACACGCTGAAGGTCGCCGCCACCGACGCTGCCGGCGCCAAGGTTGACGCCCAGGCCCTGATCCAGGGCCGGGTCACTGGCGTCGAGATGTACAACGGCGCGCCGTATCTCGTGATTGGCGACTCCATCCTTCCGCTTTCGACCGTGATCTCGCTGAACGAGATCAAGGCCCAGGCGGCCAACGATACCGACGATACGGAGAATCCGAACGTCCCGACCGAGGAGGCGGCCGCATGA
- a CDS encoding flagellar hook-length control protein FliK, with amino-acid sequence MSTASALLAPAALVSTGTSAAALGAESADAGLFSSKVADALNIGVHGAPVERMTPGRLTGARSLGVIMAQPIAAELDANMPTPTTDIVPTISGEIADSKAQPSLADEQQIATETAANDDDSSGIVAATSFVAAQPTPAVLVAQSLVVAGSPAVSEDAATVLVEPKARQDVTSVEVVAPEAATSTPMVATTPRSGTDVADKPASSPGEQEVEARNISPGAAAQKVLSELSEILTTEAPVTSPAVTTTAAEIGTEKALTASAQTAAKASDSSKPALIPLSDAASRLIDAPAPAPATSASANQNAAANTDKPAAPSPIAQSLAASQIPVAHVQIAVASATVRPSIIVPADVVAALTEAASFDAAKPAAASEQPAEAAPADTPKPPTSLQAAAPLRGNLHGALDQTGETAVPAAQTATTEDATPSSTAMQVAAKPASPSAKAVEATTGGVATPEPASPEAPTASPAPVDAQTAQQAAVSSHAQGLSTLSRATVETTAQLAAQMARKLEGRSTRFDMVLTPEDLGRVDVSLEIGKDGQLSARLAFDNPAAAADLKGRADELRRQLQEAGFQVAGDALDFSQRDPSAGGGAFERQQQRNALFAGGSRLAAQADMPIVPAPGAWINHSLTPDRVDLKV; translated from the coding sequence ATGTCCACCGCTTCCGCCCTGCTCGCGCCTGCCGCTCTGGTTTCGACCGGAACGTCGGCTGCCGCCCTGGGCGCAGAGTCAGCCGATGCGGGCCTGTTCTCCAGCAAGGTCGCCGACGCGCTGAACATTGGCGTCCACGGCGCGCCTGTCGAACGGATGACGCCCGGCCGCCTGACGGGCGCTCGGTCGCTGGGCGTCATCATGGCCCAGCCCATCGCGGCCGAGCTGGACGCCAACATGCCGACCCCGACGACAGACATCGTCCCCACAATCTCGGGCGAGATCGCAGACTCCAAAGCGCAGCCTTCCCTTGCCGACGAGCAGCAGATTGCGACAGAGACGGCCGCGAATGACGACGATAGCTCTGGCATCGTCGCCGCAACGTCGTTTGTCGCCGCGCAACCGACACCGGCCGTTCTGGTCGCTCAGTCGCTCGTCGTCGCGGGCTCGCCGGCCGTTTCCGAGGATGCGGCGACAGTCCTTGTCGAACCGAAAGCTCGCCAAGACGTGACGTCAGTCGAAGTCGTTGCGCCCGAGGCCGCAACGTCCACGCCGATGGTCGCTACGACTCCCCGTTCCGGAACGGATGTGGCGGACAAACCTGCGTCATCACCTGGCGAACAGGAAGTCGAAGCGCGGAACATCTCGCCTGGCGCGGCCGCCCAAAAGGTTCTTTCCGAACTCAGCGAAATCCTGACGACCGAGGCGCCGGTCACTTCTCCCGCCGTGACAACGACCGCGGCTGAAATCGGGACTGAAAAGGCCCTAACCGCCTCCGCTCAGACAGCGGCGAAGGCGAGCGATAGTTCGAAGCCTGCGCTTATCCCTTTGTCCGACGCTGCGTCTCGTTTGATCGACGCGCCGGCACCGGCGCCTGCCACGTCGGCCAGTGCTAACCAGAACGCCGCCGCCAACACCGACAAACCGGCCGCACCCTCGCCCATCGCACAGTCCCTTGCGGCCTCTCAAATCCCCGTCGCTCATGTCCAAATCGCCGTAGCCTCAGCGACGGTCAGGCCGTCGATCATCGTCCCGGCCGACGTCGTCGCAGCCCTCACCGAAGCGGCGTCTTTCGATGCAGCCAAACCGGCTGCGGCGTCCGAACAGCCGGCAGAGGCTGCCCCGGCCGATACGCCGAAGCCGCCGACCTCGCTTCAGGCCGCTGCACCCCTGCGCGGCAACCTCCATGGCGCGCTGGACCAGACCGGAGAAACCGCCGTTCCTGCGGCTCAAACGGCGACGACCGAAGACGCCACCCCTTCCAGCACCGCGATGCAAGTCGCCGCCAAGCCGGCGTCGCCATCCGCCAAGGCAGTCGAGGCCACGACCGGCGGTGTCGCTACGCCGGAGCCAGCGTCGCCCGAAGCCCCGACCGCAAGCCCCGCGCCGGTCGATGCGCAGACTGCCCAGCAGGCCGCCGTGTCCAGCCATGCTCAGGGCCTGTCCACCCTGTCACGCGCCACCGTCGAGACCACCGCCCAACTCGCTGCGCAGATGGCCCGCAAGCTCGAAGGCCGTTCGACCCGGTTCGACATGGTGCTGACGCCCGAAGATTTGGGCCGCGTCGATGTCAGCCTTGAGATCGGCAAGGACGGACAACTGTCCGCTCGCCTGGCCTTCGACAATCCCGCCGCCGCCGCCGATCTGAAGGGTCGCGCCGACGAACTGCGTCGCCAGCTTCAGGAGGCCGGCTTCCAGGTCGCAGGCGACGCACTCGACTTCTCGCAACGCGATCCATCTGCGGGCGGCGGCGCCTTCGAGCGCCAACAACAGCGCAACGCCCTGTTCGCCGGCGGCTCTCGCCTCGCGGCCCAGGCCGACATGCCCATCGTCCCGGCGCCCGGCGCCTGGATCAACCATTCCCTGACGCCTGACCGCGTCGATCTGAAGGTCTGA
- the flgK gene encoding flagellar hook-associated protein FlgK yields the protein MSLNSIMNVATSGLKTAQSQLRVTADNIANVDTPGYIRKVADQSAAVTNGYGSGVDVTRVRLATDRFLQAASLSAGSDAARQTVRYELYDQIQNQFGDPSSDTNFFAQVDKLFATYATLAESPTSSAGRQDTIYKTQAIFNQAAGIASQIQSARQEADGRLLSAVETVNPLLEQIAKLNKTIAAGTVTNEDVTGAQNAQLGLINELSKYMDVKVEARSNGGVTLRTNTGTTLVGEGAATLSYQAAGTVDAMTAFSDIMITEPSGTRWPLLDGVSSGQIRGLVEMRDVDAPAAAARLGELTAKLADELNRAHNANSSVPAPTALTGRNTGQSLENALTGFTGATTISTVNASGVVQASARIVFSGGTMTINGAAADPTTFLSVLNAQLGGTATASFSDGQLRLDGAGGNGVAIADDATSPSAKGGRGFSHWFGLNDLVATTTPTFYETGLTLTSQHGFDPGESLTLRFAGPSGARLRDITVSVPAGTGTMGEMLGALNDPITGVGRYGAFSLDAAGKLSFKAYDPSATSMSVVKDNTTQDPSGVSMSQLFGLGATGSTRAGAYTVRSDIQQDPGKLALAQLNLSAAAGTPALSKNDGRGGLALGDVGKTNIAFAAAGGNAGGTKTLSSYAADFAGEVGGKALAAKTRSETASALAKEADSRRTSAEGVNMDEELVNMTTFQQAYNASARLIQASKDMYDVLIGILQ from the coding sequence ATGTCGCTGAACTCGATCATGAACGTTGCGACGTCGGGGCTGAAGACCGCCCAGTCGCAGTTGCGCGTCACCGCCGACAATATCGCCAACGTCGATACGCCCGGATACATCCGCAAGGTCGCCGATCAGTCGGCCGCCGTCACCAACGGCTACGGTTCGGGTGTCGACGTCACGCGGGTGCGTCTGGCGACAGACCGTTTCCTTCAGGCCGCCAGCCTCAGCGCCGGGTCGGACGCCGCACGCCAGACCGTGCGCTATGAATTGTACGACCAGATCCAGAACCAGTTCGGCGATCCCAGCAGCGACACCAACTTCTTCGCCCAGGTCGACAAGCTGTTCGCCACCTATGCGACACTGGCCGAAAGCCCGACGTCCTCGGCCGGGCGTCAGGATACCATCTACAAGACCCAGGCGATCTTCAATCAGGCCGCCGGCATCGCGTCCCAGATCCAGTCGGCGCGTCAGGAGGCGGACGGCCGGCTGCTGAGCGCGGTCGAAACGGTCAATCCGCTGCTGGAGCAGATCGCCAAGCTGAACAAAACCATCGCCGCCGGCACGGTGACGAACGAGGATGTGACGGGCGCCCAGAACGCCCAGCTCGGCCTGATCAACGAACTGTCCAAATATATGGATGTGAAGGTCGAGGCCCGCTCCAACGGCGGCGTCACCCTGCGCACCAACACAGGCACGACCCTGGTGGGCGAGGGGGCGGCGACGCTGTCGTACCAGGCGGCCGGCACGGTGGACGCCATGACGGCCTTCTCCGACATCATGATCACCGAGCCCAGCGGCACACGCTGGCCGCTGTTGGACGGCGTGTCGTCCGGTCAGATCCGGGGTCTGGTCGAGATGCGCGATGTCGATGCGCCGGCGGCCGCCGCGCGCCTGGGTGAGTTGACGGCCAAACTCGCGGACGAACTGAACCGCGCCCACAACGCAAACAGCAGCGTTCCTGCACCGACCGCCTTGACGGGGCGCAACACCGGCCAGTCGTTGGAGAACGCCCTGACCGGCTTCACCGGCGCGACCACCATCTCGACGGTCAATGCGTCGGGCGTGGTGCAGGCCTCGGCCCGGATCGTCTTTTCCGGCGGCACGATGACGATCAACGGCGCCGCCGCGGATCCGACCACCTTCCTCAGCGTGCTGAACGCCCAACTGGGCGGCACGGCGACGGCGAGCTTCTCGGACGGCCAACTGCGCCTGGACGGGGCGGGGGGAAACGGCGTGGCCATCGCCGACGATGCGACGTCGCCCAGCGCCAAGGGCGGGCGTGGATTCTCGCACTGGTTCGGCCTGAACGACTTGGTCGCCACGACGACGCCGACCTTCTACGAGACGGGCCTGACCCTGACGTCTCAGCATGGGTTCGATCCGGGCGAAAGCCTGACCTTACGCTTTGCCGGTCCGTCCGGCGCCCGTCTTCGTGACATCACCGTGTCCGTGCCCGCCGGGACGGGAACGATGGGCGAGATGCTGGGCGCGCTGAACGATCCCATCACCGGCGTCGGCCGCTATGGCGCCTTCAGCCTGGATGCCGCGGGCAAGCTGTCATTCAAGGCTTACGACCCGTCTGCGACGTCGATGAGCGTCGTGAAGGACAATACGACCCAGGATCCGTCCGGCGTTTCAATGTCGCAACTGTTCGGGCTGGGCGCGACCGGGTCGACGCGGGCGGGCGCCTATACGGTGCGCAGCGACATCCAGCAGGATCCCGGCAAGCTGGCCTTGGCGCAACTGAACCTGTCGGCGGCGGCGGGGACGCCGGCGCTGAGCAAGAACGATGGGCGCGGCGGCCTGGCGCTCGGTGATGTGGGCAAGACGAACATCGCCTTCGCAGCAGCGGGCGGCAATGCCGGCGGAACCAAGACCCTGTCGTCCTATGCGGCGGACTTCGCCGGCGAGGTCGGCGGCAAGGCCTTGGCCGCCAAGACCCGCAGCGAAACGGCAAGCGCTCTGGCCAAGGAGGCGGACAGCCGCCGCACCTCGGCCGAAGGCGTGAACATGGACGAGGAACTGGTCAATATGACAACGTTCCAGCAAGCCTATAACGCCTCTGCGCGCCTGATCCAGGCGAGCAAGGACATGTACGACGTACTGATCGGAATCCTGCAATGA
- a CDS encoding flagellin: MTRVATHGNYQSALLSLMNAQGRAQQAQERIDSEKIATDMSGYGRGAEQLTSLTSTQARLEGFISTGEAVKARLSAQDLAMSRIYEGGNAAREAIANSLAAGRIDNLMVELGLNYQTVQGGLNAEHQGSYLFAGGQSDIAPATAATMADLTAAASTAATFANDTLKQKSRIDEKTTVETGFLASEIGGPLTEVFRNIQTFQNGAAVTVGGVTYTPAGAGTLTGQPDANVTAFLKAQMGELDKANAGLTNQTAKNGLIQNHVETALDAQENQKTALQKMMQDKSGYDPARAITDLQMAQVAIEASAQIINSLKSTSLLNLLR, from the coding sequence ATGACGCGCGTCGCGACCCACGGGAACTACCAGTCGGCCTTGCTCAGTTTGATGAACGCGCAAGGCCGCGCGCAGCAGGCGCAGGAGCGGATCGATAGCGAGAAGATCGCCACCGACATGTCCGGCTACGGCCGAGGCGCAGAGCAGCTGACCAGCCTGACATCGACCCAGGCGCGACTGGAGGGCTTCATCTCCACCGGCGAGGCCGTGAAGGCGCGGCTGAGCGCCCAGGATCTGGCCATGAGCCGCATTTACGAAGGTGGCAATGCGGCGCGCGAGGCCATTGCAAACAGCCTGGCCGCCGGGCGGATCGACAATCTGATGGTCGAGCTCGGTCTGAATTATCAGACGGTTCAGGGGGGATTGAACGCGGAACACCAGGGCTCGTACCTGTTTGCGGGCGGCCAAAGCGACATCGCTCCCGCCACGGCCGCGACCATGGCCGATTTGACGGCGGCGGCGTCCACCGCCGCGACCTTCGCCAACGACACCTTGAAGCAGAAGTCGCGTATCGACGAAAAGACCACGGTCGAGACCGGGTTTCTGGCCAGCGAGATCGGCGGGCCGCTGACTGAGGTGTTTCGCAACATTCAGACCTTCCAGAACGGCGCGGCGGTGACCGTCGGCGGCGTGACCTATACGCCAGCCGGCGCGGGCACGCTGACGGGACAGCCGGACGCCAACGTCACCGCGTTTTTGAAGGCGCAGATGGGCGAACTGGACAAGGCGAATGCGGGACTGACGAACCAGACGGCCAAAAACGGTCTGATCCAGAACCACGTCGAGACGGCGCTGGACGCCCAGGAAAATCAGAAGACCGCCCTGCAGAAGATGATGCAAGACAAGTCCGGATATGATCCGGCACGGGCGATCACCGACCTGCAGATGGCGCAGGTGGCGATCGAGGCTTCGGCCCAGATCATTAACTCGCTGAAGAGCACGTCGCTGCTCAATCTTCTGCGTTAA